The Lutibacter profundi region ATAATGTGGAAATTGATAAAACGAATGGCAATACCCTAGCTGTAGCTCCAGGATTTTTATTTAGTTATAGAAATATTATGCTAAAAGGAGGTGTTCAATTTGGTATAGCCAAAACGAAGAATATAAAGAAATTTAAGCCCAACGCAGTGGTGACTTTAGAATATCATTTTTAAATCTAAAAACATGAAAAATATAGTAAAAAAAATAATAGTTCTTATGCTTTTAATATCAAATTTAGGAGTTGTTCAAGCAGAAGTTAAAATAAAAAAACTTAATCAAACTGGAACATATATAAAAATTTGGGTAGATGGTTTAGCCTGTCCTTTTTGTGCCTATGGTTTGGAAAAACAAATAAAGAGAATTGAAGGAGTTAAAAATTTGCATATTGATTTAAATAGGGGGTTTATAACGTTCACAGCAATTTCTGAAAAAAAACCAACTGA contains the following coding sequences:
- a CDS encoding heavy-metal-associated domain-containing protein; translation: MKNIVKKIIVLMLLISNLGVVQAEVKIKKLNQTGTYIKIWVDGLACPFCAYGLEKQIKRIEGVKNLHIDLNRGFITFTAISEKKPTEERLKKLVKEAGFVARKIEYSKTDFVLNEN